One region of Prosthecobacter dejongeii genomic DNA includes:
- a CDS encoding gamma-glutamylcyclotransferase family protein codes for MKTRLLFLYGTLKRGRSNHAYMRGQRFVAEASTAAHYRLHDMGGYPGMVSAEDGLSITGEIWEVDAEGLARLDELEDIEGGEYVREVIPLLPPHEELRVEGYRYLRSVQGRPDLGTMW; via the coding sequence ATGAAAACCAGGCTTCTCTTCCTCTATGGCACGCTGAAGCGCGGCAGGTCTAACCATGCTTACATGCGCGGGCAGCGGTTTGTGGCGGAAGCCAGCACCGCCGCTCATTACCGGCTCCATGATATGGGCGGTTATCCGGGAATGGTCAGTGCCGAGGATGGACTGAGCATCACGGGCGAGATCTGGGAGGTAGATGCCGAAGGGCTGGCGCGGCTGGATGAACTGGAAGACATCGAAGGTGGAGAATATGTGCGCGAGGTGATCCCGCTGCTGCCGCCGCATGAAGAACTGCGAGTCGAAGGCTATCGCTACTTAAGATCCGTTCAGGGTCGTCCAGATCTTGGCACGATGTGGTAA
- a CDS encoding lipoyl protein ligase domain-containing protein has translation MSFGEPFFDRLILHLDGTHAGPMNMAVDQAWLEHSTIPVLRIYTWDQPTVTLGYAQSLPKLQDALPGWPVVRRWTGGGVVLHQEDYTYSVIVPSADPWSETTALESYRRIHGSLAEALSQNGHPGCRLALQEDVIEAPFCFVAPAVHDVIRGPVKVAGAGQRRGKLGLLHQGSVQQVILKPEFWTQWATRLAKEVLTVETAPEPVLARATELERRRYALPEWLADRDDHLPRI, from the coding sequence GTGTCCTTTGGAGAACCTTTTTTTGACCGACTCATCCTGCATCTCGACGGCACCCATGCAGGGCCGATGAACATGGCGGTGGACCAGGCCTGGCTGGAGCACAGCACGATTCCGGTGCTGCGTATTTACACCTGGGACCAGCCCACGGTGACCCTGGGTTATGCGCAGAGTTTGCCCAAGCTGCAGGATGCCCTGCCCGGCTGGCCCGTGGTGCGCAGGTGGACGGGCGGCGGTGTGGTGCTGCACCAGGAGGACTACACCTACTCCGTCATCGTGCCATCGGCGGATCCTTGGTCGGAAACGACGGCCCTGGAAAGTTACCGGCGCATCCATGGCTCCCTCGCAGAGGCCTTGAGTCAAAATGGACATCCAGGTTGTCGGCTGGCGTTACAAGAAGATGTCATCGAGGCCCCTTTCTGCTTTGTTGCCCCGGCGGTGCATGATGTGATCCGGGGACCCGTGAAGGTGGCGGGAGCAGGACAACGGCGGGGCAAGCTGGGGCTGCTGCATCAGGGCAGCGTGCAGCAGGTGATCCTGAAGCCCGAGTTTTGGACTCAATGGGCCACGCGGCTGGCCAAGGAAGTGCTCACCGTGGAAACAGCCCCCGAGCCCGTCCTGGCCCGCGCGACCGAACTGGAACGAAGACGCTACGCCCTGCCGGAATGGCTGGCCGATCGCGATGACCACCTGCCCAGAATCTGA
- a CDS encoding DUF6922 domain-containing protein, producing MISPTEKPKTPLGLPRALFWDARPESLDLDRHARQIIGRVVERGGLEGWHKLRSHYGDEKLKQVVTTLRTLEPRTVNFLCLMLNLKKEDFRCCTSQPFPSAPSMNFPWWEKPL from the coding sequence ATGATCAGCCCCACGGAAAAGCCAAAGACTCCCCTGGGGTTGCCGCGTGCCCTGTTCTGGGATGCACGCCCCGAATCGCTGGACCTGGACAGGCACGCCCGGCAGATCATTGGCCGTGTCGTCGAACGCGGAGGCTTGGAAGGGTGGCACAAATTGCGGAGCCACTACGGTGACGAAAAGTTAAAGCAGGTGGTGACCACCCTGCGCACATTAGAACCACGAACCGTCAATTTCCTCTGCCTGATGCTGAACCTTAAAAAGGAGGACTTCCGATGCTGCACTTCGCAGCCCTTCCCATCGGCACCCTCAATGAATTTTCCTTGGTGGGAGAAGCCTCTCTGA